From a single Andrena cerasifolii isolate SP2316 chromosome 8, iyAndCera1_principal, whole genome shotgun sequence genomic region:
- the LOC143371978 gene encoding uncharacterized protein LOC143371978 — translation MSAMPLWPNLQPRATDPLWFNADRPCDDESEVAALESEHQAWREHVRVQGYDYIPIGKTVSDFRGSEEEEEEEEEEEGEGEEEEESDTHEEEEEELDEIDMEVSYSHQQQRSSPTDTVTDPVSIRMVSTHTGRYS, via the exons ATGTCGGCTATGCCATTGTGGCCGAATTTACAACCCAGAGCAACGGATCCTCTGTGGTTCAACGCCGACAGGCCATGCGACGACGAAAGCGAAGTAGCTGCACTGGAATCGGAACATCAAGCATGG AGGGAACATGTTCGAGTGCAAGGATACGATTACATCCCGATTGGCAAGACAGTCAGCGAC TTCCGTGgatcggaggaggaggaggaggaagaggaggaagaagaaggcgagggagaagaagaggaggaatcgGATACCcacgaagaggaagaagaagaattgGACGAAATTGATATGGAAGTGAGTTACTCGCATCAACAGCAGAGATCCAGCCCAACGGACACAGTGACAGATCCGGTATCCATCAGAATGGTCAGCACACACACTGGTCGCTATTCTTAA